In the Malania oleifera isolate guangnan ecotype guangnan chromosome 1, ASM2987363v1, whole genome shotgun sequence genome, one interval contains:
- the LOC131162020 gene encoding large ribosomal subunit protein P2y-like isoform X2, with translation MHRVRLFHLPPLFVSGSRHFCQFKFPAEMKLIAAYLLAVLGGNTTPSAEDLKVILNSVGAETNDNRIELLLSQVKGKDVTELIASGREKLASVPSGGGGAVAVAATASAGGGGGGAAAPPAAEAKKEKEEEKEESDDDMGFSLFD, from the exons ATGCACAGAGTTCGTCTCTTCCATCTTCCACCCCTCTTCGTGTCGGGAAGTCGGCACTTCTGTCAATTCAAG TTCCCTGCAGAGATGAAGTTGATCGCGGCCTATTTGCTGGCTGTTCTGGGAGGGAACACCACTCCATCTGCTGAAGATTTGAAGGTCATCCTTAACTctg TTGGAGCTGAAACTAATGACAATAGAATTGAGCTCCTTTTGTCACAAGTTAAGGGCAAAGATGTAACAGAGCTTATTGCATCTGGGAGGGAGAAGCTGGCATCTGTTCCTTCTGGTGGTGGGGGTGCTGTTGCCGTTGCTGCAACTGCTTCTGCTGGTGGCGGTGGTGGTGGTGCTGCAGCTCCTCCTGCAGCCGAGGCaaagaaagagaaggaggaggaaaaAGAAGAGTCGGATGAT GACATGGGCTTCAGTCTCTTTGACTAA
- the LOC131162020 gene encoding large ribosomal subunit protein P2y-like isoform X1, which yields MSQYAQSSSLPSSTPLRVGKSALLSIQGFLFPAEMKLIAAYLLAVLGGNTTPSAEDLKVILNSVGAETNDNRIELLLSQVKGKDVTELIASGREKLASVPSGGGGAVAVAATASAGGGGGGAAAPPAAEAKKEKEEEKEESDDDMGFSLFD from the exons ATGAGTCAATATGCACAGAGTTCGTCTCTTCCATCTTCCACCCCTCTTCGTGTCGGGAAGTCGGCACTTCTGTCAATTCAAGGTTTCCTG TTCCCTGCAGAGATGAAGTTGATCGCGGCCTATTTGCTGGCTGTTCTGGGAGGGAACACCACTCCATCTGCTGAAGATTTGAAGGTCATCCTTAACTctg TTGGAGCTGAAACTAATGACAATAGAATTGAGCTCCTTTTGTCACAAGTTAAGGGCAAAGATGTAACAGAGCTTATTGCATCTGGGAGGGAGAAGCTGGCATCTGTTCCTTCTGGTGGTGGGGGTGCTGTTGCCGTTGCTGCAACTGCTTCTGCTGGTGGCGGTGGTGGTGGTGCTGCAGCTCCTCCTGCAGCCGAGGCaaagaaagagaaggaggaggaaaaAGAAGAGTCGGATGAT GACATGGGCTTCAGTCTCTTTGACTAA
- the LOC131162020 gene encoding large ribosomal subunit protein P2y-like isoform X3 produces MKLIAAYLLAVLGGNTTPSAEDLKVILNSVGAETNDNRIELLLSQVKGKDVTELIASGREKLASVPSGGGGAVAVAATASAGGGGGGAAAPPAAEAKKEKEEEKEESDDDMGFSLFD; encoded by the exons ATGAAGTTGATCGCGGCCTATTTGCTGGCTGTTCTGGGAGGGAACACCACTCCATCTGCTGAAGATTTGAAGGTCATCCTTAACTctg TTGGAGCTGAAACTAATGACAATAGAATTGAGCTCCTTTTGTCACAAGTTAAGGGCAAAGATGTAACAGAGCTTATTGCATCTGGGAGGGAGAAGCTGGCATCTGTTCCTTCTGGTGGTGGGGGTGCTGTTGCCGTTGCTGCAACTGCTTCTGCTGGTGGCGGTGGTGGTGGTGCTGCAGCTCCTCCTGCAGCCGAGGCaaagaaagagaaggaggaggaaaaAGAAGAGTCGGATGAT GACATGGGCTTCAGTCTCTTTGACTAA